In Gemmatimonadota bacterium, a single genomic region encodes these proteins:
- a CDS encoding pyruvate dehydrogenase complex dihydrolipoamide acetyltransferase, with amino-acid sequence MATKVFMEALSPTMEEGRLVKWLKNEGDVVKNGETLAEVETDKAIMELVARGDGVLRRRLIAEGATTAVGTLIGVVAPADENIDALVAGSGTPAPAAPVASPPAATPAPAPTAAAPAPAPVQAAPSAPPAAPAPAAAPANDASLRSSPLARRLAADHGIALGALHGSGPGGRIIKRDVEAAASSTTPPSAAPSAATPVSRVPSPLSGEQYRDVPLTQIRKTIARRLAESIGPVPTFYLTAELDMERVAEMRAAMAELGDAYKVSFNDIVIKAVATALAQHPECNAHWQGDSIRYWNRVHLGMAVAIEDGLITPVIFDAHSKGLSQIAAESRDLAKRARERKLKPEEYTGSTFSISNLGMFGIDQFTAIINPPEAGILAVGGIEAKAVVVGGDVQVRRRMRVTMSCDHRVIDGAAGARFLQTLRRLVENPLLLVY; translated from the coding sequence ATGGCTACCAAAGTCTTCATGGAGGCCCTTTCTCCCACGATGGAGGAAGGACGCCTGGTCAAGTGGCTCAAGAATGAGGGCGACGTCGTCAAGAACGGCGAGACCCTGGCCGAAGTCGAGACCGACAAGGCGATCATGGAACTCGTCGCCCGAGGCGACGGCGTCCTGCGCCGTCGACTCATCGCCGAAGGAGCCACCACCGCCGTCGGCACCCTGATCGGCGTCGTGGCCCCAGCGGACGAGAACATCGACGCCCTGGTCGCCGGCTCCGGCACCCCCGCGCCCGCCGCACCGGTCGCGTCGCCGCCAGCCGCAACCCCGGCGCCCGCGCCAACCGCCGCCGCCCCTGCGCCGGCACCGGTGCAGGCCGCGCCATCGGCCCCGCCAGCCGCACCGGCACCCGCCGCCGCACCGGCCAACGATGCGAGCCTGCGCTCGTCGCCGCTCGCCCGCCGGCTCGCCGCCGACCACGGCATCGCGTTAGGCGCCCTCCACGGCTCCGGCCCCGGCGGTCGTATCATCAAGCGCGACGTCGAAGCCGCCGCCAGCAGCACGACGCCGCCCTCGGCAGCGCCGAGCGCCGCCACTCCCGTCTCCCGTGTCCCCTCTCCCCTCTCCGGCGAGCAGTACCGGGACGTCCCCCTCACCCAGATTCGCAAGACGATCGCCCGCCGACTCGCGGAGTCGATCGGCCCGGTCCCCACGTTCTACCTCACCGCCGAACTGGACATGGAGCGCGTCGCCGAGATGCGCGCCGCGATGGCCGAGCTGGGTGATGCGTACAAGGTTTCGTTCAACGACATCGTCATCAAGGCAGTCGCCACCGCGCTGGCGCAGCACCCCGAGTGCAACGCTCACTGGCAGGGCGACTCGATTCGCTACTGGAACCGCGTGCACCTCGGGATGGCCGTCGCCATCGAGGACGGGCTCATCACCCCGGTGATCTTCGACGCCCACAGCAAGGGGTTGAGCCAGATCGCCGCCGAGTCGCGCGACCTCGCCAAGCGGGCCCGCGAGCGAAAGCTCAAGCCCGAGGAATACACCGGGTCGACCTTCTCGATCTCCAACCTCGGGATGTTCGGGATCGATCAATTCACCGCCATCATCAACCCGCCCGAAGCCGGGATCCTCGCCGTCGGCGGCATCGAGGCCAAGGCGGTCGTGGTGGGCGGGGACGTTCAGGTCCGTCGGCGCATGCGCGTCACCATGAGCTGCGACCATCGCGTGATCGATGGCGCGGCAGGCGCCAGGTTCCTCCAGACGCTCCGCCGCCTCGTGGAGAATCCCCTCCTGCTGGTCTACTAG
- a CDS encoding FAD-dependent oxidoreductase: protein MVDNQRLLLALDEAVALGALPRVDAEARRIELVGNMVAIELEGGRRLRARCVVVATGAWAPLLHGTPRTIPVRPLRGQMMALAGAPLSRPVFGFGGYLVPRPADRQVFVGSTSEAVGYEVGTTDAALNGFRDVAGHLVPALARADEVRTWSGFRPMTFDGLPIVGPDPEYPALIYACGHSRNGILLAPLTGDVVASLVAGDEIAHDLSPFSINRFPPGI, encoded by the coding sequence ATGGTCGATAACCAGCGACTCCTCCTGGCGCTCGACGAAGCCGTGGCGTTAGGCGCGCTCCCGCGTGTCGACGCCGAGGCCCGGCGCATCGAGCTCGTGGGAAACATGGTGGCGATCGAGCTCGAGGGGGGACGTCGGTTGCGGGCTCGGTGCGTCGTCGTGGCAACCGGGGCCTGGGCCCCGCTCCTCCACGGCACACCGCGGACGATCCCGGTGCGCCCCCTGCGCGGACAGATGATGGCGCTGGCCGGTGCCCCGCTCTCCCGCCCCGTCTTCGGCTTCGGCGGCTACCTCGTCCCTCGCCCCGCCGACCGACAGGTTTTCGTGGGCAGCACCTCCGAGGCCGTGGGATACGAGGTCGGGACGACAGACGCCGCCCTCAACGGCTTTCGCGACGTCGCTGGACACCTGGTCCCCGCCCTGGCCCGCGCCGACGAGGTCCGGACCTGGTCGGGCTTCCGCCCGATGACCTTCGACGGGCTCCCGATCGTCGGTCCCGATCCGGAGTATCCGGCCTTGATCTACGCCTGCGGCCACTCGCGAAACGGTATCCTGCTCGCCCCGCTCACGGGCGACGTCGTCGCCTCGCTGGTGGCAGGCGACGAGATCGCGCACGACCTCTCCCCCTTCTCGATCAACCGTTTTCCGCCCGGAATCTGA
- a CDS encoding FAD-dependent oxidoreductase, translated as MTSSEILDVVVLGDGLVGLACARACASRGFKTTIVGRRRAGLGSAAAAGFLAPTIDPVRPARSRSPSRRARAIPRSSRSCRRPQVGASRSHSTASCASPPPIGRPPRWPPAPTPCRPGSRQEMSPSWSRRCTPRWARACIRTTGWSITSDSSWRSTKPWR; from the coding sequence ATGACGTCCAGTGAAATTCTCGACGTAGTCGTCCTCGGCGATGGCTTGGTCGGACTGGCCTGCGCGCGCGCCTGCGCATCCCGCGGCTTCAAGACGACCATCGTCGGCCGACGTCGCGCCGGACTCGGCTCGGCTGCCGCCGCCGGCTTCCTCGCCCCGACCATCGACCCCGTGCGCCCCGCGCGCTCCCGTTCACCCTCGCGGCGCGCGCGCGCTATCCCTCGTTCCTCGAGGAGCTGCAGGCGACCACAGGTCGGAGCATCCCGTTCGCACTCGACGGCATCTTGCGCGTCCCCGCCACCGATCGGGAGGCCGCCGCGCTGGCCGCCAGCACCGACACCATGTCGACCTGGCTCTCGGCAGGAGATGTCGCCCAGTTGGAGCCGGCGCTGCACGCCCCGCTGGGCGCGCGCCTGCATCAGGACGACGGGATGGTCGATAACCAGCGACTCCTCCTGGCGCTCGACGAAGCCGTGGCGTTAG
- a CDS encoding pyruvate dehydrogenase complex E1 component subunit beta has translation MPIITYRDALNHALREEMQRDDRVFLMGEEVAVYQGAYKVSKGLLQEFGEMRVVDTPITELGFAGVGVGAAMAGLRPVIEFMTWNFALLALDQVVNAAAKMLYMSGGQYPMPMVFRGPNGAALQLSAQHSQAWESWLAHIPGLKVITPGTPYDAKGLLKAAIRDDNPVVLLEGEMLYNTKGEVPDEDYIVPIGKAEVKREGDHCSLITHGKSVLTSLQVADALAKEGIRVEVVDLRTIRPMDVETIAASVRKTNRAVVLEEGWEVCGVGAQVVDYVQRHCFDHLDAPILRVHQEDVPMPYAKNLERAAKPDVAKTIAAIKQVMYVGT, from the coding sequence ATGCCGATAATTACCTACCGCGACGCCCTCAATCACGCCCTCCGCGAGGAGATGCAGCGTGACGACCGCGTCTTCCTCATGGGCGAGGAAGTCGCCGTGTACCAGGGCGCGTACAAGGTGTCGAAGGGATTGCTGCAGGAGTTCGGCGAGATGCGCGTCGTCGACACGCCCATCACCGAACTGGGCTTCGCCGGCGTCGGCGTCGGCGCCGCCATGGCGGGGTTGCGCCCGGTCATCGAGTTCATGACCTGGAACTTCGCCCTGCTCGCGCTCGACCAGGTGGTCAACGCGGCCGCCAAGATGCTCTACATGTCCGGCGGGCAGTACCCCATGCCGATGGTCTTCCGCGGCCCGAACGGGGCGGCGTTGCAGCTGTCGGCGCAGCACTCGCAGGCCTGGGAATCGTGGCTCGCCCACATCCCGGGACTCAAGGTCATCACGCCCGGCACGCCGTACGACGCCAAGGGACTGCTCAAGGCCGCCATCCGCGACGACAACCCCGTCGTCCTGCTCGAAGGCGAAATGCTCTACAACACCAAGGGCGAGGTCCCCGACGAGGACTACATCGTCCCGATCGGCAAGGCCGAGGTGAAGCGCGAGGGGGACCACTGCTCGCTCATCACCCACGGCAAGTCGGTCCTGACATCGTTGCAGGTGGCGGACGCCCTGGCCAAGGAAGGCATCCGTGTCGAGGTCGTCGACCTCCGCACCATCCGCCCCATGGACGTCGAGACCATCGCCGCATCGGTACGCAAGACCAACCGCGCCGTCGTCCTCGAGGAAGGGTGGGAAGTCTGTGGTGTCGGCGCGCAGGTGGTCGACTACGTGCAGCGCCACTGCTTCGACCACCTGGACGCCCCGATCCTCCGCGTGCACCAGGAGGACGTCCCGATGCCGTACGCCAAGAACCTCGAGCGCGCCGCCAAGCCCGACGTGGCCAAGACCATCGCGGCCATCAAGCAGGTGATGTATGTGGGGACCTGA
- the lipA gene encoding lipoyl synthase has translation MSDTLYQIMGRHRAEPLPERKPSWLKVKAPGGENYVRLKGLMKELNLHTVCEEAHCPNVGECWQHGTATFMILGDVCTRNCGYCAVSHGRPPKYDVDEPNRVGAAIAEMQLQHAVITSVDRDDLPDFGAYIFAETIRQIHQRLPGCSVEVLVPDFQGNEDAIRTVLEAGPEIYNHNTETVPRLYKRARPGGRYERVMQIFRFAKQVAPQIPTKTGVIVGLGETKEELVAVMHDLRAVDVDILTMGQYLRPSDGHLPLDRYYTPEEFRELRTIGMQLGFKHVEAAPLVRSSYHAWEQVQAAGV, from the coding sequence ATGTCGGATACGCTGTACCAGATCATGGGACGTCACCGCGCCGAGCCCTTGCCCGAGCGCAAGCCGTCGTGGCTCAAGGTGAAGGCGCCGGGGGGCGAGAACTACGTGCGCCTCAAGGGGCTCATGAAGGAGCTCAACCTCCACACCGTCTGCGAGGAAGCGCACTGTCCCAACGTCGGCGAATGCTGGCAGCACGGGACGGCGACCTTCATGATCCTGGGCGATGTCTGCACGCGGAACTGCGGTTACTGCGCCGTCTCGCACGGGCGTCCTCCCAAGTACGACGTCGACGAACCCAATCGCGTGGGGGCGGCGATCGCCGAGATGCAGCTGCAGCACGCGGTGATCACCTCGGTCGACCGTGACGACCTCCCCGACTTCGGCGCCTACATCTTCGCCGAGACGATCCGGCAGATCCACCAGCGCCTCCCGGGGTGTTCGGTCGAGGTGCTCGTCCCCGACTTCCAGGGAAACGAGGACGCCATCCGCACGGTCCTCGAGGCCGGCCCGGAGATCTACAACCACAATACCGAAACCGTCCCGCGCCTGTACAAGCGCGCCCGCCCCGGCGGCCGCTACGAGCGTGTGATGCAGATCTTTCGTTTCGCCAAGCAGGTGGCACCGCAGATCCCCACCAAGACCGGGGTGATCGTGGGGCTGGGGGAGACGAAGGAGGAACTGGTCGCCGTCATGCACGACCTGCGCGCGGTCGACGTCGACATCCTCACGATGGGGCAGTACCTCAGGCCGTCGGACGGACACCTCCCGCTCGACCGATACTATACCCCTGAGGAGTTCCGCGAGCTGCGCACGATCGGGATGCAACTCGGCTTCAAGCACGTCGAGGCCGCCCCACTCGTGCGCTCGAGCTACCACGCCTGGGAGCAGGTGCAAGCCGCCGGCGTGTAG
- the pdhA gene encoding pyruvate dehydrogenase (acetyl-transferring) E1 component subunit alpha, which yields MAKKKTDLKADSTFGETDAPTRAALLHSMLLQRRFEERCAEAYALGKIGGFCHLYIGQEACGTGAITQLRPDDYVITTYRDHGQALARGITPRAVMAELFGRSDGCARGKGGSMHLFDRNTNFLGGHGIVGGHVPIATGVGFAIKYRGTDQVILCFMGESVVNTGAFHEALNMAALWKLPVVYIIENNRYGMGTALERASAIHDIYQRGAAYDMPRAQVDGQDVLAVRAAVAEAVHRARTQSTPTLLEVRTYRFMGHSMSDAVSGTYRSKQELEEYMKRDPIHVLRAHMEALGEIDDAGMEKLDAEVKAIVQDSWDFADASPEPAVESLWEDVLVETTT from the coding sequence ATGGCGAAGAAAAAGACCGACCTCAAGGCCGACAGCACGTTCGGCGAGACCGACGCGCCCACGCGCGCCGCCCTGCTCCACTCCATGCTCCTGCAGCGCCGCTTCGAGGAGCGCTGCGCCGAGGCCTACGCGTTAGGCAAGATCGGCGGCTTCTGCCACCTCTACATCGGGCAGGAAGCCTGCGGCACGGGGGCCATCACGCAGCTGCGCCCGGACGATTACGTCATCACGACGTACCGCGACCACGGACAGGCGCTGGCACGCGGCATCACCCCGCGCGCCGTCATGGCCGAGCTCTTCGGCCGCAGCGATGGCTGCGCCCGCGGCAAGGGGGGCTCCATGCACCTCTTCGACCGCAACACCAACTTCCTCGGCGGCCACGGGATCGTCGGCGGGCACGTCCCCATCGCCACCGGCGTGGGCTTCGCCATCAAGTACCGCGGCACCGACCAGGTCATCCTCTGCTTCATGGGCGAGTCGGTGGTCAACACCGGCGCCTTCCATGAGGCGCTGAACATGGCTGCGCTCTGGAAGCTCCCGGTGGTCTACATCATCGAGAACAACCGCTACGGCATGGGGACAGCGCTCGAGCGCGCGTCGGCCATCCACGACATCTACCAGCGCGGCGCTGCGTACGACATGCCGCGTGCGCAGGTGGACGGACAGGACGTTCTCGCCGTCCGCGCCGCGGTCGCCGAGGCGGTGCACCGCGCCCGGACGCAGTCCACGCCGACGCTCCTCGAGGTGCGCACCTACCGGTTCATGGGGCACTCGATGTCCGACGCGGTCAGCGGGACGTACCGCTCGAAGCAGGAGTTGGAGGAGTACATGAAGCGCGACCCGATCCACGTCCTGCGCGCCCACATGGAAGCGTTAGGCGAGATCGACGACGCGGGGATGGAGAAGCTCGACGCCGAGGTGAAGGCGATCGTGCAGGACTCGTGGGACTTCGCCGATGCGAGCCCCGAGCCGGCGGTCGAGAGCCTGTGGGAGGACGTGCTGGTGGAGACCACGACATGA
- a CDS encoding DUF3108 domain-containing protein, whose protein sequence is MPGAVVRRVLAVGAVVALVRSGSATAQASGAGDPPPSPPSTFAAVPFGVGERLVYDVKFGALKVGQGSMEVLDTVALRGRPAWHTRFRVRGGIPFYRVDDVLESWIDRASLNSLRFVQDFDEGGKNRERRYEIFPDRAVFQENDKAEETSVGNPLDDGSFLYFIRTIPLEVGKTYEFSRYFRPDRNPVIVRVLGRETITVPAGTFHTLVIQPIIKSKGIFSENGQARIWLSDDSRRIMVQMKSRTKIGSLNLYLQSHRAPPLPAPANPTDQPR, encoded by the coding sequence ATGCCCGGTGCCGTCGTGCGTCGCGTCCTGGCGGTGGGCGCAGTCGTCGCCCTCGTCCGGTCCGGCTCGGCGACGGCGCAGGCGTCCGGCGCCGGCGATCCCCCGCCGTCCCCCCCGTCGACCTTCGCGGCGGTTCCGTTCGGCGTGGGCGAGCGACTGGTCTATGACGTGAAGTTCGGCGCGCTCAAGGTGGGACAGGGGAGCATGGAAGTGCTCGACACGGTCGCGCTCCGCGGGCGCCCGGCGTGGCACACGCGGTTCCGCGTGCGCGGCGGCATCCCGTTCTATCGCGTCGACGACGTGCTCGAAAGCTGGATCGATCGCGCGTCGCTCAACTCGCTGCGCTTCGTGCAGGATTTCGACGAGGGCGGCAAGAACCGCGAGCGGCGCTATGAGATCTTCCCCGATCGTGCCGTCTTCCAGGAGAATGACAAAGCCGAAGAAACATCCGTCGGCAACCCGCTCGACGACGGCTCGTTCCTCTATTTCATTCGCACGATCCCCCTCGAAGTGGGGAAGACGTACGAGTTCAGTCGCTACTTCCGCCCCGATCGCAACCCGGTCATCGTGCGTGTCCTCGGCCGCGAGACGATCACCGTCCCGGCAGGGACGTTTCACACCCTGGTCATCCAGCCGATCATCAAGTCCAAGGGGATCTTCTCGGAGAACGGCCAGGCGCGCATCTGGCTCTCCGACGACTCCCGTCGCATCATGGTGCAGATGAAGTCGCGGACGAAGATCGGCTCCCTCAACCTGTACCTCCAATCGCACCGAGCGCCCCCCCTCCCCGCCCCGGCGAACCCGACGGACCAGCCACGTTAG
- the lpdA gene encoding dihydrolipoyl dehydrogenase produces MASYDVIFLGGGPAGYVGALRCAQLGLSTAVVEREGLGGTCVLWGCIPAKALLESASLANKVRHAGEFGVKVSGEIDFDYNVAMKRSRGVSNQNSKGVEFLFKKNKVTWIRGTGRIVKASAGAAASLTVKGADGKEEKHDAKKALVVATGSRVRGLPQIGLELNKTTVISSDEALTLEKAPKSIAIVGAGAIGCEFADVFNAFGSEVHLLEVLPSILPLEDADCSAELGRAFKKRKINVTTNAKISNIKVGKDSVSMSVEAGGAKQELTVDQVLVAAGRAPNVEDIGLKELGVQLTDRGFIKVDTTTYQTSAKGIYAIGDVIGAPMLAHKGSREGHILAELLAGQHAHPLNYGNIPNATYCHPEVASIGLTEQQCKEKKLDYKVGKFPFSANGRARTSGETEGFVKIIRDAKYGEILGAHIVGAHATELIHELAVARENEFTVEEIDLAIHAHPTLSEAVAEAALDSLGKMLHA; encoded by the coding sequence ATGGCATCGTACGACGTCATCTTCCTCGGCGGCGGCCCCGCCGGATATGTCGGCGCGCTCCGCTGCGCCCAACTCGGCCTCTCCACCGCGGTCGTCGAACGCGAAGGGCTCGGTGGCACCTGCGTCCTCTGGGGGTGCATCCCGGCCAAGGCGCTGCTCGAGAGCGCCTCGCTCGCCAACAAGGTGCGGCACGCAGGCGAATTCGGCGTGAAGGTCAGCGGGGAGATCGACTTCGACTACAACGTCGCCATGAAACGGTCGCGCGGCGTCTCGAACCAGAACTCCAAGGGGGTCGAGTTCCTGTTCAAGAAGAACAAGGTCACCTGGATCCGCGGCACCGGACGCATCGTGAAGGCGAGCGCCGGCGCGGCGGCGTCGCTCACGGTGAAGGGCGCCGACGGCAAGGAAGAGAAGCACGACGCCAAGAAGGCGCTGGTCGTCGCCACCGGCTCGCGCGTGCGCGGCCTTCCGCAGATCGGCCTCGAGCTCAACAAGACGACCGTCATCTCCTCGGACGAAGCGCTCACGCTGGAGAAGGCCCCCAAGTCGATCGCCATCGTCGGCGCCGGCGCCATCGGCTGCGAGTTCGCCGATGTCTTCAACGCCTTCGGCAGCGAAGTGCACCTGCTCGAAGTGCTCCCGTCGATCCTTCCGCTCGAGGATGCCGACTGCTCCGCCGAGTTGGGGCGCGCCTTCAAGAAGCGGAAGATCAACGTCACCACGAACGCCAAGATTTCCAACATCAAGGTCGGCAAGGACAGCGTCTCGATGAGCGTCGAGGCCGGCGGCGCGAAGCAGGAGCTCACGGTGGACCAGGTGCTGGTGGCCGCCGGGCGAGCGCCTAACGTCGAGGACATCGGGCTCAAGGAGCTCGGCGTGCAGCTGACCGATCGCGGCTTCATCAAGGTCGACACGACGACGTACCAGACCAGCGCGAAGGGGATCTATGCCATCGGCGACGTGATTGGCGCGCCCATGCTGGCCCACAAGGGCTCGCGCGAAGGGCACATTCTCGCCGAGCTCCTGGCCGGGCAGCACGCGCACCCGCTCAACTACGGCAACATCCCCAACGCGACGTATTGCCACCCCGAAGTCGCCTCCATCGGGCTCACCGAGCAGCAGTGCAAGGAGAAGAAACTTGACTACAAGGTCGGGAAGTTTCCCTTCTCCGCCAACGGCCGTGCCCGCACGTCGGGGGAGACTGAGGGCTTCGTGAAGATCATCCGCGACGCCAAGTACGGCGAGATCCTCGGTGCCCACATCGTCGGTGCCCATGCGACCGAGTTGATCCACGAGCTCGCCGTGGCGCGCGAGAACGAGTTCACCGTCGAGGAGATCGACCTCGCGATCCATGCCCACCCGACCCTGTCGGAGGCGGTGGCCGAGGCCGCGCTGGATTCGTTAGGCAAGATGCTGCATGCCTGA
- a CDS encoding M28 family peptidase has protein sequence MRKLRGTLTLSALVWMGACKAGAPGVAAAPAPTSIEPNAAELRSDLFAFAADSFRGRETGTPDADRAAAWIARRLATLGLEPAGDSGYFHRVPMRRTALAADSIVVTTPSGRTSWRLGRDLLMLTALGPGAPLPKLSTDAEVVFASYGLIDPALGRDDYKGLDVKGKVVVIAGAIPPGVDAAKRKALENPDALFSRLGGAIGRGPAAIVLLLSDSLFELASGQFSDRQVELARGPAPANAARPLPMVAVGRLTSGSPLVPAGWPSADQSTVLAGTRLTASVRQRSEDFNGYNVVGIVRGTDPALRNTYVAYGAHYDHIGIQPAVNGDSIANGADDDGSGSVLQLSLARAFAQGPKPKRSLLFVWHVGEEKGLFGSDVFTTSPTVPLDSIVAQLNADMVGRNGDDSLYIVGPGAAPNGQSATLGAVIDSVNATTARPFAFNREWDTTTHPERIYFRSDHFNYARKGIPIVFFTTGLHPQYHQVTDEAGLINYPKMERIGNLMYRAGFALGDRPTRPKPTATQ, from the coding sequence ATGCGGAAGCTTCGTGGTACGTTGACGCTGTCGGCGCTGGTGTGGATGGGCGCGTGCAAGGCTGGGGCACCGGGTGTTGCGGCGGCACCGGCGCCGACGAGCATCGAACCTAACGCGGCGGAGTTGCGTTCGGACCTGTTCGCGTTTGCGGCCGACTCGTTTCGCGGGCGGGAGACGGGGACGCCGGATGCCGATCGGGCGGCGGCGTGGATTGCGCGACGCCTGGCCACACTGGGGCTCGAGCCGGCGGGTGACAGCGGGTACTTCCACCGCGTGCCGATGCGCCGTACCGCGCTGGCCGCCGATTCGATCGTCGTGACGACCCCCTCTGGGCGCACCTCGTGGCGACTGGGGCGCGACCTCCTGATGCTGACGGCGCTGGGTCCGGGGGCGCCGCTCCCCAAGCTCTCGACGGACGCCGAGGTGGTGTTCGCCAGCTACGGGCTTATTGACCCGGCGTTGGGGCGAGATGACTACAAGGGGCTCGATGTGAAGGGGAAGGTCGTGGTCATCGCCGGGGCGATTCCGCCTGGCGTCGATGCGGCCAAGCGGAAGGCGCTGGAGAATCCCGATGCGCTCTTCTCGCGCTTGGGTGGCGCGATCGGGCGGGGGCCGGCGGCGATCGTCCTCCTGCTCTCCGATTCGCTGTTCGAGCTCGCGTCGGGGCAGTTCTCCGACCGACAGGTCGAGCTGGCGCGCGGTCCTGCGCCGGCGAACGCCGCGCGCCCGCTTCCGATGGTGGCGGTCGGGCGGCTGACGAGCGGCTCTCCGCTGGTGCCGGCGGGGTGGCCGTCGGCGGATCAGTCGACGGTGCTGGCCGGGACCCGGCTCACCGCGTCGGTGCGGCAGCGCTCCGAGGACTTCAACGGCTACAACGTGGTGGGGATCGTGCGCGGGACCGACCCGGCGCTGCGCAACACGTACGTGGCGTACGGGGCGCACTACGATCACATCGGGATCCAGCCGGCGGTGAACGGCGACTCGATCGCCAACGGTGCGGACGACGACGGTTCGGGGAGCGTGTTGCAGCTGTCGTTGGCCCGTGCCTTCGCCCAGGGGCCCAAGCCGAAGCGCTCGCTCCTGTTCGTGTGGCACGTGGGGGAGGAGAAGGGGCTCTTCGGTTCGGACGTCTTCACCACGTCGCCGACCGTGCCGCTCGACTCGATCGTCGCACAGCTCAACGCCGACATGGTGGGGCGCAACGGCGACGACTCGCTCTACATCGTGGGGCCGGGGGCCGCGCCGAACGGGCAGAGTGCGACGCTGGGCGCGGTGATCGACTCGGTGAACGCGACGACCGCGCGTCCGTTCGCGTTCAACCGCGAGTGGGACACGACGACGCACCCCGAGCGGATCTACTTCCGCAGCGACCACTTCAACTACGCGCGCAAGGGGATCCCGATCGTCTTCTTCACCACGGGGCTGCACCCGCAGTATCACCAGGTGACGGACGAGGCGGGGCTGATCAACTACCCGAAGATGGAGCGGATCGGGAACCTGATGTACCGGGCCGGGTTCGCGTTAGGCGATCGGCCGACGCGGCCGAAGCCTACGGCGACGCAGTAG
- the lipB gene encoding lipoyl(octanoyl) transferase LipB produces MPEGAGRDDGKAARLLVVPLGTLPYAAALDLQRAIARARISGDIDDDVLLLVEHPPVVTLGRSSKDAHLVASDALLEARGVERFEVDRGGDVTFHGPGQLVGYPILDLKRHKQDLHWYLRQLEESLIVALRDFGITATRNAGYTGVWVDDRKLASIGVHARDWVTWHGFALNVSTDLSYFDLIVPCGIQGVDMTSVAREVASRGGATPPVIQGVADAVVQAFAHCFGLEAVRETLESVLPPHAEWWPTQRAEPLRDGTMGSVP; encoded by the coding sequence ATGCCTGAGGGCGCAGGAAGGGACGACGGGAAGGCGGCCCGTCTGCTCGTCGTCCCCCTCGGCACCCTCCCCTACGCCGCCGCCCTCGACCTGCAGCGGGCCATCGCCCGGGCGCGCATCAGCGGCGACATCGACGACGATGTGCTCCTCCTCGTCGAGCATCCCCCGGTTGTCACGCTCGGGCGCTCGTCGAAGGATGCGCACCTGGTGGCGTCAGACGCACTACTCGAGGCGCGCGGCGTGGAGCGCTTCGAGGTCGATCGTGGCGGTGACGTCACGTTTCATGGACCGGGCCAGCTCGTCGGCTATCCCATCCTCGACCTCAAGCGCCACAAGCAGGATCTCCACTGGTACCTGCGGCAGCTCGAGGAATCGCTCATCGTCGCCCTTCGCGACTTCGGCATCACTGCCACGCGGAACGCGGGCTACACCGGCGTCTGGGTCGACGATCGCAAACTCGCCTCCATCGGCGTGCATGCGCGCGACTGGGTCACCTGGCACGGCTTCGCCCTGAACGTATCCACCGACCTCTCGTACTTCGACCTCATCGTCCCCTGTGGCATTCAGGGGGTGGACATGACGTCGGTTGCCCGGGAGGTCGCCTCGCGAGGCGGCGCCACGCCCCCCGTCATACAGGGCGTGGCGGACGCGGTGGTACAGGCGTTCGCCCACTGCTTCGGGTTGGAGGCCGTTCGCGAGACGCTCGAGTCTGTGCTGCCCCCGCATGCGGAGTGGTGGCCGACGCAGCGGGCCGAGCCCCTGCGCGATGGCACGATGGGATCGGTGCCCTGA